Genomic DNA from Geitlerinema sp. PCC 9228:
AGCGGCGATCGCATTAAACTCATGGCTAGTGGGAAAGAATACGAAATTGATGAAATTGGCGTTCTCTCTCCCAATCAAAAACCCGTTGACCAACTCCACGCCGGGGAAGTAGGCTATCTCTCCGCCGCCATCAAAGCGGTAGAAGATGCTCGTGTGGGCGATACCATCACCTTAGCTGGTAAAGAAGGTGCCCCCCATCCCTTGCCTGGCTACCAAGAAGCCAAACCCATGGTTTTCTGCGGTCTGTTTCCCATCGAAGCCGACCAGTATTCGGAACTGAAAGAAGCCCTGGAACGCTTGAAGCTCAACGATTCTGCCCTCTCTTTTGAACCAGAAAACTCCAGCGCCATGGGGTTGGGCTTCCGCTGCGGCTTTTTGGGATTGCTGCACATGGAAATCGTGCAGGAACGTCTGGAACGGGAATACGACCTAGATTTGATTACCACTGCCCCGGCTGTGGTCTACCGCGTCACCACCAACGACGATGAAATCTTGGAAATCGATAATCCCAGCTTGTTACCCGACCCCAGCGATCGCAAAGCTATTGCCGAACCCTTTGTGCGCCTGGAAATTATTTTACCGGAAACCTATGTCGGTCCGCTAATGGAATTGTGTCAGGGTCGTCGGGGTGAGTTTAAAGATATGAAATATTTAACGCCGCAACGTACCCAGCTGGTCTACGATTTGCCCCTAGCGGAAGTGGTCACCGACTTTTTCGACCAAATGAAATCTCGCACCCGGGGTTATGCAAGTATGGAATATATGCCCATGGGCTACCGGGAAGGCCAGTTGGTACGCTTAGATATTCTCGTCAACCATGATCGCGTGGATGCTTTGGCGATGATTGTTCACCGGGATAAAGCTTACTATGTAGGCAAAGCCATGGTGGAAAAACTGAAAGAACTCATTCCTAGGCAACAGTTTAAAGTACCAGTACAAGCTTCCATCGGCAGCCGCATCATCGCCAGCGAACACATTCCTCCCTTGCGTAAAGATGTGCTTGCCAAATGTTACGGTGGGGATGTCAGTCGCAAACGCAAACTTCTACAAAAACAAGCCAAAGGCAAGAAACGAATGAAATCGGTGGGAACCGTGGAAGTACCGCAAGAGGCATTTATGGCAGTCTTACAAATTGATAAAGATTCCAAGTAGTTGAGCAAACTGGCAAAATTTTGGGAATGATTGGCTGCTTTATTCGGCAAGGCTTCCATAGATAAAACCGCTAGCAGTAGCCATTCCCACCACCAACAAAACAAATACCATGGTTTTCTTCGTACCGATAACGCTGCGAATTACCAGCATATTGGGTAGCGATAATGCGGGTCCAGCCAGCAACAACGCCAACGCTGGTCCCGATGCCATGCCATTGCCCAGCAATCCCTGCAAAATGGGGATTTCTGTTAGTGTAGCAAAATACATGAACGCCCCAGCGATCGCGGCAAAGAAATTGGCAAACAAGGAATTGCTGCCCACAGCCGTCACAATCCATTCTGAAGGAATCAAACCTTCTCCACTGGGGCGACCTAACAACATCCCAGCCACAAAAATTCCCACCAGCAACAGCGGCAAAATTTGCTTGGCATTATCCCAACTCGATTCAAACCATTCGCCAGTTTCATCGCGATTGGTACTGGTTAACCAAGACAATCCCAAAACGGCAAATCCAAAAGGAACCAAGGGATTTTCGCCAAATTGAAACGCCAAAACTGCCGTTACACCTGCTATTAAAATCACTTTGCCAGCAGCCAAACCAAACCAAGCCACCAGAATCGCAGCCAACGCCACGCCCAAAACACCAGTGACAACCCATTTGGCTTCGTAAATCGCATACCAAACCCCAGAAGTTGCCTCTGGGGATGCCCAGTTGGCAAAAACCAAAATGCCTACCAACACAGCAAGAAATAGAGCGTTTTGCCACAGAGGTCGCGTGGTTTCTTCATCTGGCAAGACCATTTCCTTGTCGGCTTTTTCTTGTTCCTCTTGGCGGAAAATAAACTGCATGGCAACACCAATAACAATGCTAAATACAATAGCGCCAACGGCGCGGGCAATGCCCAGTTGCAGTCCCAAAATTCGCGTGGTGAGGGTGATGGCAAGAATGTTAATTGCTGGTCCCGAATACAGAAATGTTGTGGCTGCCCCCAATCCTGCCCCCATACGGTAAATTCCGGCAAATAAGGGCAAAACCGTACAGGAACACACAGCTAAAATTATACCGGATACGGAGGCAACGCCGTAGGCTAGGAAGGGATTGGCTTTAGACCCCAAATATTTGATGACTGAGTTTTGACCGAGGAAAACGGCGATCGCGCCAGCAATAAAAAAAGCTGGAATCAAACACAAAAGGACGTGTTCTCTAGCATACCACCGTACCAGATAAAGTGCTTCCCAAAAGGCATTTTCCAAACGTGGGAAATTTTGCAAGCTTTCTACGGGTAAGTAAAAGCAAAGTAGAAAGATAGTAACAATGAGAGTTAGAGGCCTCCACTGCTGTCGCCAAAAGGGCGATATTTGCATAATATATACTCCTTCTCTTTCCTTAGTGCGATATCGGGGCAAGCCCCTGTGCTTGCCCTAATAGGAACCGCTATCCATACTTTAGCTATTTAAATGGGGCTGGATGTCTTCAGAACGCCACACTTTTCCCTGACTTACGACTTTACCGTTAACCACCAAAGCTGGTGTTTTCATAACGCCGCGTTCGGCGATTTGCATGGGGTCGGTAATGTGTGTTATCTCTGCGTCTATATTTAAAGCGGCGATCGCTTCTTTGGCGTTACTTTCCAGTTGTCGGCACTTTTGACAACCAGTTCCCAAAACTTCAACTTTTATATGACTCATAGTCGCATTTCTCCTTGCTATTGCTTGCAACAGCTAGCTTTCACAATCTCCCCTCAAGCTTAATCCTTATACCCAGGTATAAGGTCAAGCACTATTCGTCGGATTCGTTCGCTTCTTTTGGTCGTGCTTCCAAAACCACACATTCGCGATGGGGATTGTGTTCGAGATTGGCTTGACACCGTTCCAACAGCGGCAATAAATCGTCGCGCAATGCCTGCAACTGTCGAATATTTTCTTCGATATCCCGAACTTTGCGATTGAGTCTTTTATAAAGGGCTTGACAAGTTAGCGATCGCCCGTCTTTGAGTGCTAAAATTTCTTTAATTTCCTCCAAACGCAGCCCCAAAGATTTGGCACGTACGATAAAATGCAAGCGTTCTATATCGGATTCGTCAAAAAGTCGATAGCCAGCTTCCGTACGCTGGGGTGCTGGAATTAAACCAATTCGTTCGTAAAAATAAATCGTTTGTGGGTTCAAACCCAAACGACGCGCAACTTCGCCCACTTGCAGCATGGTTTCTTTTTGATAACAACGTTTTCCAATAGGGGCCATTCGCGAATGGCCCTGCTTTTAGGCTAAACCTTATACCGAACTATAGTATTTTTATAT
This window encodes:
- the lepA gene encoding translation elongation factor 4 yields the protein MTDVPVSRIRNFSIIAHIDHGKSTLADRLLLNTDTVTERQMKDQFLDTMELERERGITIKLQAARMNYNAKDGHQYILNLIDTPGHVDFSYEVSRSLAACEGALLVVDASQGVEAQTLANVYLALEHDLEIIPVLNKIDLPGAEPERVKNEIEEIVGLDCSNAILASAKEGIGIEEILEAMVAQVPPPPDNMDKPLRALIFDSYYDLYRGVVVYFRVMDGVVKSGDRIKLMASGKEYEIDEIGVLSPNQKPVDQLHAGEVGYLSAAIKAVEDARVGDTITLAGKEGAPHPLPGYQEAKPMVFCGLFPIEADQYSELKEALERLKLNDSALSFEPENSSAMGLGFRCGFLGLLHMEIVQERLEREYDLDLITTAPAVVYRVTTNDDEILEIDNPSLLPDPSDRKAIAEPFVRLEIILPETYVGPLMELCQGRRGEFKDMKYLTPQRTQLVYDLPLAEVVTDFFDQMKSRTRGYASMEYMPMGYREGQLVRLDILVNHDRVDALAMIVHRDKAYYVGKAMVEKLKELIPRQQFKVPVQASIGSRIIASEHIPPLRKDVLAKCYGGDVSRKRKLLQKQAKGKKRMKSVGTVEVPQEAFMAVLQIDKDSK
- a CDS encoding permease, whose product is MQISPFWRQQWRPLTLIVTIFLLCFYLPVESLQNFPRLENAFWEALYLVRWYAREHVLLCLIPAFFIAGAIAVFLGQNSVIKYLGSKANPFLAYGVASVSGIILAVCSCTVLPLFAGIYRMGAGLGAATTFLYSGPAINILAITLTTRILGLQLGIARAVGAIVFSIVIGVAMQFIFRQEEQEKADKEMVLPDEETTRPLWQNALFLAVLVGILVFANWASPEATSGVWYAIYEAKWVVTGVLGVALAAILVAWFGLAAGKVILIAGVTAVLAFQFGENPLVPFGFAVLGLSWLTSTNRDETGEWFESSWDNAKQILPLLLVGIFVAGMLLGRPSGEGLIPSEWIVTAVGSNSLFANFFAAIAGAFMYFATLTEIPILQGLLGNGMASGPALALLLAGPALSLPNMLVIRSVIGTKKTMVFVLLVVGMATASGFIYGSLAE
- a CDS encoding thioredoxin family protein — protein: MSHIKVEVLGTGCQKCRQLESNAKEAIAALNIDAEITHITDPMQIAERGVMKTPALVVNGKVVSQGKVWRSEDIQPHLNS
- a CDS encoding heavy metal-responsive transcriptional regulator — protein: MLQVGEVARRLGLNPQTIYFYERIGLIPAPQRTEAGYRLFDESDIERLHFIVRAKSLGLRLEEIKEILALKDGRSLTCQALYKRLNRKVRDIEENIRQLQALRDDLLPLLERCQANLEHNPHRECVVLEARPKEANESDE